The nucleotide window ATGCCCGAGAACAGGATGATCAGCATGATCAGGCCGGTATCCGTCACCGCCTCGACCAGCGCATCGATCATGCCCTGCATGGTCAGTTCCCGGTGGGCGAAGAAGCCCACGAGCACGGCATAGACGACGGCGAAGGCACCGACCTCCGACGGGGTGAACAGGCCGCCGCGGATGGCGACCAGCAGCGCCACCGGGAACAGCAGGGCCCATTTCGCGTCGACCACCGCCGCCCACACCGCCTTGGCGGTCGGCCGCTGGGTGGTGGCGGCGCGATAGCCGCGTCGCCGGGCGATCCACCAGACGGTGACCATCAGCACGGTCATCATCAGGAGGCCGGGAACGATGCCGGCCAGGAACAGCCGGCCGATCGATACGTTGCCGACGAAGCCGTACAGGATCAGACCCAGGCTGGGCGGAATGGTCGCGGTGATCAGCGACCCCACCGCGATGACGGCGGAGGTGAAGCCCTTGGAATAGCCGCTGCGGATCAGGTCCGGGCCGAGGATGCGCGCCTCCATCGCCGCGTCGGCGACGGCGGAGCCCGACACGCCGCCCATCAGCGTGGACAGCACGATGCAGACCTGCGCCAGACCGCCCGACATCCAGGAGACCAGCACGTTCGAACAGGCGATCAGCCGGTGGGTGATGCCGGTCCGGTTCATCATGTGCCCGGCCAGCACGAAGAAGGGAACAGCCAGGAGCGGGAAGCTCTGCGAGGCGGTGGCGACCTGCTGCACCCCGATGGACATCGGGATGATGCCGTTGGTCAGGAAGAACGTGAAGCCGGCGATGCCGATGGCGAAGGCGATGGGAACGCCCAACCCCATCAGGACGAAGAAGGAGACGGCGAGCAGGATCACGGCATCACCTCCTCGGCGAGCGGAACTTCCGACGGCGTGTTGAAGATCGGGCGCGGGGTGCGGCGCAGCCGGCCGATGGCGGCCACCGTCTGCCCCAGCAGGGTGAAGGACAGCAGCAGGCAGCCGACCGGCACCGCCGCCGTGACGAAGGCATAGCTGATGCCGCTGTCGCCGAACTGCCGCTCAAGATTCAGCATGGTCAGCTGATAGCCCTTGACCGCCATGGTCAGCAGGAAGGCCAGCACCACCAGCGCCAGCAGGATGTCCAGCACCGCGCGCGGCCGCGCCGGCAGGCGCTTGACCAGATAGTCGATGCCGATATGGGCATGCTTGCGCAGCGCGAGGTCGGCGCCGAGGAAGCTGGCCCAGGCGAACAGCAGCTGGGCGACGTCCACCGACCAGACCAGCGGGTAGCCGAACCAGCGGCTGATGCCGGCCAGGAAGACCAGCAGGACGATGACGGCGAGCAGCGTCGTCGCCAACACCGCCTCCGCCTTGACGTACAGGGATTTCATCGCAAGGGGATGCTCCGGTCCGGCCCGCCGGGGTCGTCACCGCGGACGATGGCTGCGAGCGTCGGTTGCAGGAATGGGGAGCGGGAGGAAAGGGGGTGAACCGGGCAGGACACCCCCACTCCGATTACTGCTTCAGCAGCGCCTCGACCTGCTTCTGCAGGTCGCCATAGCCGAGCTTCTCGTAAACCGGGGCCGTGGCGGTACGGAAGGGCGTCACGTCGATTTCGACGACCTGCATGCCCTTGTCCTTCATCTGCTTCTCGAAGTCGGCGAGCGAATCCTCGGTCGCCTTCGAGGCGCTGTCGCCGGCCTTCAGCGATTCCTCGCGCAGCAGCGTCTGCATGTCCTTCGGCAGGCCGTCGAACCAGGCGGCGCTGGTGACGATGCCGGTGATCAGGTTGATGTGGCCGGTCTTGGTCAGGTACTTCGCCACCTCGTACAGGCGGGAGCCGTAGATGGCCGGATCCTGCGCCTCCGCCCCGTCGATCACCTGCTGCTGCATGGCGGTGTAGACCTCCGACCAGGGCAGCGGCGTCGGCGTGGCGCCCATGGCCCGGATCGTCTCCATCCACACCGGCGCACCGGGGGTGCGGACGCGCACACCGCTGAGGTCGGCCGGCACCTTCACCGGCTTGTT belongs to Azospirillum ramasamyi and includes:
- a CDS encoding TRAP transporter large permease, translating into MILLAVSFFVLMGLGVPIAFAIGIAGFTFFLTNGIIPMSIGVQQVATASQSFPLLAVPFFVLAGHMMNRTGITHRLIACSNVLVSWMSGGLAQVCIVLSTLMGGVSGSAVADAAMEARILGPDLIRSGYSKGFTSAVIAVGSLITATIPPSLGLILYGFVGNVSIGRLFLAGIVPGLLMMTVLMVTVWWIARRRGYRAATTQRPTAKAVWAAVVDAKWALLFPVALLVAIRGGLFTPSEVGAFAVVYAVLVGFFAHRELTMQGMIDALVEAVTDTGLIMLIILFSGMVGYAIVFEQAPQSIAAAMTGLTREPALVVTMILVFLFIAGLFIESTVLVLLLTPIFLPIVQPLGVDPVHFGILMMTIVTLGSMTPPVGVAMYTVCSLLDCPIEEYIVESLPFVVAVVGLVVVMLLWPGLVLFVPNALM
- a CDS encoding TRAP transporter small permease — its product is MKSLYVKAEAVLATTLLAVIVLLVFLAGISRWFGYPLVWSVDVAQLLFAWASFLGADLALRKHAHIGIDYLVKRLPARPRAVLDILLALVVLAFLLTMAVKGYQLTMLNLERQFGDSGISYAFVTAAVPVGCLLLSFTLLGQTVAAIGRLRRTPRPIFNTPSEVPLAEEVMP
- a CDS encoding C4-dicarboxylate TRAP transporter substrate-binding protein; protein product: MAKAVRAALFGSVMSLASFGASAADYILSVNTALSPQDPLYKGLEEFKANVEKRSAGKMSVRLFPASQLGKDEDLLEQARAGAPVAVVVDGGRLAVFVKEFGVLGAPYVAQGYGGIRKVVTSPMFEEWVQKLRKASGHQVLSFNWWQGERHMLTNKPVKVPADLSGVRVRTPGAPVWMETIRAMGATPTPLPWSEVYTAMQQQVIDGAEAQDPAIYGSRLYEVAKYLTKTGHINLITGIVTSAAWFDGLPKDMQTLLREESLKAGDSASKATEDSLADFEKQMKDKGMQVVEIDVTPFRTATAPVYEKLGYGDLQKQVEALLKQ